DNA from Yamadazyma tenuis chromosome 5, complete sequence:
CAACAAACTGCAGCTGCTGAAACGTACTCgtccagaagaaagattgTGGATTTTGTTGAGTCTCTCAGAAAAGATACTGGTACCCTTTTCTATGGCTGGGGCAGATTTCAATTGGCCAAATTAATTGATATTCATTTTCTGAAAAATGATATTCCTATTACGGATCTAGAGGATATAGGTAGCAAGGAAAAAAGAGACTTGATCAGAAAGCTTTACAAATTAAAAGCTGTTACACCCCATGAGATGTATACTAATTTCAGTTTCGATTTGAAACTGGAGTTCAAGTGTAAAGAAACATAATGGTGCTATCCACGGCATTCCCATCAATTAAAACCGAGATTTTATAACCGAGGATTTTGATCCCCTCACACTCGAATGTTTTGGGAAGCTTTTATATTTATAGTCACCAAATGCCATGTAATTGCTGTACTATTTCTAAACTCCGTTGACCAACGTATACAAACCAAACGGTGCACCTCTTGAAATTTTGCGAAGTAATAATTCATCACTCATActatcaccaaaatggcCCCCCAACAATCCCATGAATTATATGTCCACAAGAATCCCGTCAAAGAGATGGATCTTGATGTCGACTCTCCTAATGCCACTTTCAAGATCAGATCCACCGATTTACCCGCTTTGAAAGACGGTCAAGTgttggtcaagaacttaATGTTCTCCAATGACCCCAGTCAGAGGGCTTGGATCCAGAAGGATATTCCCGCTGAATCCATGTACGTGGCACCTATTAGACAAGGACAGGCCATGCTGACGTTGGCATTGTCTCAGGTGGTTGagtccaacaacaaggGATTTTCTGCTGGGGATTTGGTTCGGTGTAGCACTTCCTGGTCCGACTATGCCGTTGTCGACCAACAGTCATTGTTTGACAAAATCCCTGAAAACTCCGGTTTCTCGTTGGACTCGTACTTGGACATCTTGGGATTCACCAGTTTGACTGCCTGGTTTGGAGTCTACGATGTGGCCCAGTTAAAGGCCTCGGATGTTCTTGTGGTGTCAGGAGCTGCTGGTGCCACCGGATCCGTGGTGGTACAAATCgccaaaaacatcatcGGGTGCAAGAAAGTGATTGGAATTGCCGGTGGCAAGGACAAATGTGACTTTGTTAAGTCCATTGGTGCCGATGACTGTTTGGACTACAAGGCCCCCAAGCTCTTGGAAAATATGAAACAAGCTTTGGGAGACGACGAATGTGACGTGTTTTTCGACGGAGTTGGAGGACGGATCTTAGAcatgatgttgttgttgaccaagCAGCACGGCCAGATCATTGCCTGTGGTTCTGTGGCCGGATACAATAACGCATCGGCTTCTTCCGTCAATGCATGGGGATTGATCACCACCAGAAGATTGACTGTCAAGggcttcatcatcttggaCTACTTCGCCAAGTTTTCTGagaccaccaccaagttgatcgaGGCCGCCAAGGCTGGAAAGCTTCAAAACACGGCTGAGTCCAAGACGGTGGTGGACTTGAGTAGAGATCCTGACTTTCTTAAGAGGGTGCCCAAAACATACAACATGTTGTTCAATggagaaaagaagaacgggaagttgatcaccaagatcGCTGAACCCCAATCCATTGCCAAGTTGTAGGTAAATAGTATTTATCCATTGTCAAGTTGTAGGTAAATAGTATTTagtttttgaatttgtgTTGTATAAACTAGTCGCGGTGCGACTTGATGTAAACAAACGAGTTTGCAAACGAGTTTGTAGGCATCTTTGAACAGGCATGAGAATATGAGCATCCGCTTTGCCACTTCTTCTCCCATACGGACTTCGAGACTGCCAGGGGCTTTCGACAAGAAGTTAGCACTTCTGAAGTTCAAAGAGCCGTCTGACGACGAGTTTGAGCTTGATGAGGACCAAGATCTCGACCTTTCATATTCCAGATTCTCCCGTATTTCGGGCACCTCAAAGAACACATCCTCTCTCGACACCCTGGAACTTCTGTACAAGCAGCACCTGCTCCAGAACATTCCTTTGAATTCCAGAAACAAATTGCATTACAGAGATACTTCCTCCACCAAAAGCTCGATATATcccatcaaagaaatccTGATGGAAAACGAAGAAAATACCCCGTTTCTCGTAGGTTCCAAGCCGCTGGAACCAGCCCGCATCCTTGTCCCCAAGACCAGAAAGGTCCCTCCGTCGTCGCTTGTGACTACTGCTGAGTCCACTCCCAAGCACAAGCAGAGAAGTACCTCTGTTAAGGTTTCTCTTACACCCGCCCAGAGAATGGAAAAACGGCCAGGTATTCGCCTGAAGAATGCCTTGGAGAATTTCCAGTTTGGAGACATGGTCGGCCGGGGTGCTTTTGCGACCGTCTACAAGGGCCTCAATTTGAAGACTAACCATGTGGTTGCAATTAAACAAATCCTCTTGGAAAAGGACCAGGATGTTCAGGCACTCATGGGCGAGAtcgacttgttgaagatcttaAGACACCCTAACATTGTCAAGTATCACGGGTTCGTCAAGActtccaactccttgaacGTATTTCTTGAATTCTGTGCTGGGGGCTCATTGCGTCAGCTCTATAAACGACTTAACAGTGGGTTGCCTGAACCCCAAATCATCGCCTACGTAAAGCTGATTTTGCACGGGTTGAACTATTTGCATGAACAGGGGGTGGTGCATCGCGATGTTAAAGCTGCAAATGTTTTGATTACTGACACTGGTGATATCAAGTTGGCAGACTTTGGTGTTGCAACCAAAGTCACCTCTGAGCACCAATCTGTGGTGGGGACTCCCAACTGGATGGCACCTGAGACCGTTTTGGGTGGTGAAGGGTTGTGTACGGCCTCAGATGTATGGTCTTTGGGTGCTACTATAATTGAACtcttcaccaccaatcCGCCGTACCACGACTTGAACCCGATGGCCACTCTTCATGCTATCGGAACGGACGACCATCCCCCTTTGCCCAAAAATATCTCGTCGGTTGCCaaagactttttgatgGAATGCTTTCAGAAACAACCTAGTTTAAGAGTTTCTGCTAAGCTTTTACTAAAGCACAAATGGCTTCATAACACCAACGATTCTTTTAGTAAGAGTCATAAACTTTGCAAGATAGACACGGTGTCGAATCTGAACTTAAATGTCAAGAGTATCACTAGCTACAGTgaaaatcttgaagaaaattgGGAAAATGACTTCACTGAAATGAAGATCACAGTGCCCCAATTGAATTTGGCATCTGATGTCCTAAACTTGGAAGCTGTGAAAACCCCTACAGAAGAGTTTTTTGTGACACCTCCTAGTAAGAATGAAGTTTTGAATAAGTTTTGTGAAACCAATAATGACAGCGTAATTGACAACGATCTAGAAAAGCTCAACCTCAACCGCAACAATTTGTCCATTTTCAATCGAAATGATAGATATAacaatgatgaagatgatgatgatcCATTCTTGGATATAGAGATTGACAATTTCGACaccaatgaacttgaaatccAGAGTAAGATGGAATTcttgatcaccaaattcTCTACCCGGGTTGACCTATGTCAAAGTGGTAACGAGGACATAGCCCATTCCTTGGTGAAAATCATGGGTAAGATTTCACATCTAGTTAAGAAGTACCCATCTCTGCATGATACTTTGATTCGAGACCATGGCATATTGTCTATTTTTGAGCTATTGGAGAACATTAATGACATGCCTGATTTGCCCAAACTTTGGTACTATTCCTTGACAACTTTGAATTACATTTTTGAAAGCAGTATCAGCCAGTTCGAAAACTTCTGTCTATTGGGGGGTATTCCGGTGGTTACTCAGTTTAGAGGTAACAACTATGACATTGCCATTAAGCTCCAAGTTAACAGATTTATAAGACTAACTTTGAAGTCAGATAAGGCCTTGTCGATGTTCATCTCAAGTGGTGGGTTGAGGGTGTTGTCAAAGCTAGCCgaagaagacattgaaACAAATCCACACTTTCCTATTACCTCTATTGACTGCTTACATGcaattttgaacaataatCTATTGAGCTCCAAGTCAGATCTTTGCCGAAAGTTGTCACACTACGGAGTGATATTTTGGTTTATCGTATTGTTGAACCGGTTGGTCAAACTAGACAGTCCCAATCAGTATAGCACCACTGTGGACAAGATCATACAAATCCTCAAATTCTTTGGTCAGTCAGAAGTCAAAGTCAGAATCAATATCTCCAGCGGTGATTTATTCAAGTTACTATTCAAAATCTATCCTCACCTAGAAACCAATCACAAGTTAACAGTtctcaagttcatcaaatcCATGTCGTATGTCCTGGAAATCCTTAAGCATTTTCAGCTGGCTGAGATGCTTGAATTCTTGGTGATACTTATCAAGGAACATACTCCTTCAACTGATCGATACAAAGAAtacatcaacatcatttGCCCAATCATTTACAATTACTGCTACTTGAACCATGTGAGAGAAACCGAATTAATTAAATTAGGAGCCCTACCATACTTGAAAGAGCTTTCCAAGATTAACTTACCTTTTAGGCAATTTGTGTTGCCTATAATGTGTGAGTTGGTATACTGTGAAAAGTATGTT
Protein-coding regions in this window:
- the CDC15 gene encoding Protein kinase of the Mitotic Exit Network (COG:T; EggNog:ENOG503NU2U) produces the protein MSIRFATSSPIRTSRSPGAFDKKLALSKFKEPSDDEFELDEDQDLDLSYSRFSRISGTSKNTSSLDTSELSYKQHSLQNIPLNSRNKLHYRDTSSTKSSIYPIKEISMENEENTPFLVGSKPSEPARILVPKTRKVPPSSLVTTAESTPKHKQRSTSVKVSLTPAQRMEKRPGIRSKNALENFQFGDMVGRGAFATVYKGLNLKTNHVVAIKQILLEKDQDVQALMGEIDLLKILRHPNIVKYHGFVKTSNSLNVFLEFCAGGSLRQLYKRLNSGLPEPQIIAYVKSILHGLNYLHEQGVVHRDVKAANVLITDTGDIKLADFGVATKVTSEHQSVVGTPNWMAPETVLGGEGLCTASDVWSLGATIIELFTTNPPYHDLNPMATLHAIGTDDHPPLPKNISSVAKDFLMECFQKQPSLRVSAKLLLKHKWLHNTNDSFSKSHKLCKIDTVSNSNLNVKSITSYSENLEENWENDFTEMKITVPQLNLASDVLNLEAVKTPTEEFFVTPPSKNEVLNKFCETNNDSVIDNDLEKLNLNRNNLSIFNRNDRYNNDEDDDDPFLDIEIDNFDTNELEIQSKMEFLITKFSTRVDLCQSGNEDIAHSLVKIMGKISHLVKKYPSSHDTLIRDHGILSIFELLENINDMPDLPKLWYYSLTTLNYIFESSISQFENFCLLGGIPVVTQFRGNNYDIAIKLQVNRFIRLTLKSDKALSMFISSGGLRVLSKLAEEDIETNPHFPITSIDCLHAILNNNLLSSKSDLCRKLSHYGVIFWFIVLLNRLVKLDSPNQYSTTVDKIIQILKFFGQSEVKVRINISSGDLFKLLFKIYPHLETNHKLTVLKFIKSMSYVSEILKHFQSAEMLEFLVILIKEHTPSTDRYKEYINIICPIIYNYCYLNHVRETELIKLGALPYLKELSKINLPFRQFVLPIMCELVYCEKYVQNSLVKYNILDVYLNLLLDPYWQANSLDSILNWYKKDPDHVVLTSSKATTCLTTGFSLNKISNLESALDNFLKLVNLNSSICHMFVNEEILQSIFSKLSINLKNSVVQLSLLRILKVLVSNSAGVTLSFDNIRQVLQSLESRKNSLLLDAYILDSELLTLLKQNLVSVFQFHNNSWWAYDQHPELWDLILNIWVFKLTVWKTGSSYGLSLQNLKLVNLRNGRKIGYTKRSLLLALIVSDYLFSKFQSYLYATSEQADDTNVNFKGFAALKAYVIRHKDAILSKVNNSLRILNLLNFTLFLVNGRYPTLVHRVLGISLTPIVTDLLKFTGDNVNFEFQNRQLVWNVMTEFLVFILPLLQLKKLKHMSKRLLMPYKDNVDEAVSPYATLPISQCAICRDKKDRAVMAGEKKMASLPCMVTNAYITNCGHKYCYICIASSFNAIESSDGNENCLRCSTKLQWFKRYGEDEDVDQDAIMVEYESADEELDDEHSYDEKTEEAEKSGDESEQYASDEDEARSFDEYDNDQVFDEDGGLEDMEDFDDLDEAMEL
- the QOR1 gene encoding quinone oxidoreductase (COG:S; EggNog:ENOG503NWMF), which encodes MAPQQSHELYVHKNPVKEMDLDVDSPNATFKIRSTDLPALKDGQVLVKNLMFSNDPSQRAWIQKDIPAESMYVAPIRQGQAMSTLALSQVVESNNKGFSAGDLVRCSTSWSDYAVVDQQSLFDKIPENSGFSLDSYLDILGFTSLTAWFGVYDVAQLKASDVLVVSGAAGATGSVVVQIAKNIIGCKKVIGIAGGKDKCDFVKSIGADDCLDYKAPKLLENMKQALGDDECDVFFDGVGGRILDMMLLLTKQHGQIIACGSVAGYNNASASSVNAWGLITTRRLTVKGFIILDYFAKFSETTTKLIEAAKAGKLQNTAESKTVVDLSRDPDFLKRVPKTYNMLFNGEKKNGKLITKIAEPQSIAKFCR